Proteins from a single region of Undibacterium sp. KW1:
- a CDS encoding DUF1161 domain-containing protein yields the protein MRKSVWIKGLVISLLLGSAPAWAEVTSCEVIKDKVAAKLEGKGVSNYSLQVVSKDTETKHRVVGTCEGGKKKIIYKKEKSGSKAEE from the coding sequence ATGAGAAAAAGCGTTTGGATCAAAGGTCTGGTCATCAGTTTGTTGCTCGGCAGCGCCCCGGCCTGGGCCGAAGTCACTTCTTGCGAAGTAATCAAAGACAAGGTGGCAGCAAAGCTGGAGGGCAAAGGAGTCAGCAATTACAGTCTGCAGGTGGTATCCAAAGACACTGAAACCAAGCATCGCGTGGTCGGCACCTGCGAAGGTGGCAAAAAGAAAATTATCTACAAAAAAGAAAAGTCTGGCAGCAAGGCAGAAGAATAA
- the rsmB gene encoding 16S rRNA (cytosine(967)-C(5))-methyltransferase RsmB, producing MQDQPRKTLGRPAKPARSTNAASDNANDSTARAGSTSRDSNKPQVEFETVEVKTDSLAFSLVGAAQAVAYVLEGTALPQALTRVFTQTNPLPQARGAIQDIAYRTMRQVGRVDALLKIMTNKTPEPALLYSLLCCALTLLVGNEGDEEKAYEEFVVVDQAVNAATSSPHMVFAKGMVNAVLRRYLREKDELLKLVMKQPAAAWNYPQWWVDQCKAAYPQDWQAILSCGNHAPPLTLRVNQRASTVAAYLELLASQQIGASQIGPFAVRLDRPMPVLNIPGFEAGVVSVQDAAAQLAAPLLDVHAGMRVLDACAAPGGKTGHLLELADIELTAVDTDPARIQRIHENLARLKLFATIKEGDATRNNWWDSQPYDRILADVPCTASGVVRRHPDSRWLRRKTDAAQLAALSARILDNLWRMLKPGGKMLMVTCSIWPLESEAQAAAFATRNGAERLDAPGQLLPSMGNTSESNNEHDGLFYALFQKPLQN from the coding sequence ATGCAAGATCAACCAAGAAAAACTCTGGGCCGACCAGCCAAACCTGCCCGCAGCACAAATGCAGCGAGTGACAATGCGAATGACAGTACTGCGCGCGCAGGTAGTACATCGCGCGACAGCAATAAGCCCCAGGTCGAATTTGAGACGGTAGAAGTCAAGACAGATTCGCTGGCTTTCAGCCTGGTCGGTGCAGCACAGGCAGTGGCCTATGTGCTGGAAGGTACGGCGCTGCCACAGGCATTGACGAGGGTATTTACGCAAACCAACCCCTTGCCGCAAGCCCGTGGCGCAATACAGGATATTGCCTACCGTACCATGCGCCAGGTGGGCCGGGTTGATGCCTTGCTGAAAATCATGACCAACAAGACGCCGGAACCGGCCTTGTTGTATAGCCTGCTGTGCTGCGCCCTGACCTTGCTGGTGGGCAACGAAGGCGATGAAGAGAAAGCGTATGAAGAATTTGTGGTGGTGGATCAGGCAGTGAACGCCGCCACCTCCAGCCCGCACATGGTATTTGCCAAGGGCATGGTGAATGCCGTGCTGCGCCGCTACCTGCGTGAAAAAGATGAGTTACTGAAGCTGGTCATGAAGCAACCGGCAGCGGCCTGGAATTACCCGCAATGGTGGGTGGATCAGTGCAAGGCAGCCTACCCGCAAGACTGGCAAGCGATTTTAAGCTGTGGCAACCATGCCCCGCCTTTGACTTTGCGGGTCAACCAGCGTGCCAGTACGGTCGCTGCTTATCTGGAATTGCTGGCCAGCCAGCAAATTGGTGCCAGCCAGATAGGCCCGTTTGCCGTACGCCTTGACCGTCCCATGCCGGTATTGAACATTCCTGGCTTTGAAGCTGGCGTGGTGTCCGTGCAGGATGCCGCAGCGCAACTGGCTGCACCTTTGCTGGATGTGCACGCAGGTATGCGGGTGCTCGACGCCTGTGCGGCCCCCGGTGGCAAAACTGGTCACTTGCTGGAACTGGCCGATATTGAACTGACCGCCGTCGATACCGACCCGGCCCGTATCCAGCGCATCCATGAAAACCTGGCGCGCCTGAAACTGTTTGCGACCATCAAGGAAGGCGATGCCACCCGTAATAACTGGTGGGATAGCCAGCCGTATGACCGCATCCTGGCTGACGTGCCTTGTACGGCCTCTGGCGTGGTCAGGCGTCACCCGGACAGCCGCTGGCTGCGTCGCAAGACCGATGCTGCCCAGTTGGCGGCCCTGTCCGCCCGCATCCTTGACAATCTGTGGCGCATGCTGAAACCGGGCGGCAAGATGCTGATGGTCACCTGCTCAATCTGGCCACTGGAATCCGAAGCCCAGGCCGCCGCCTTTGCCACCCGCAACGGGGCTGAACGCCTGGATGCACCAGGCCAATTACTGCCCAGCATGGGCAATACGTCCGAAAGCAACAACGAACATGATGGTTTGTTCTATGCATTGTTTCAAAAACCACTGCAAAATTAA
- a CDS encoding GNAT family N-acetyltransferase, producing the protein MLVRTMQPADLAAVYHIQTQAYVADMVEAPALLASRLAAAPACAWVAELGNQVVAYLAAYPSRFGKISALGQEFQPAQPANALYLHDMAVATEQAGQGVARAILASALEYAAAQGWQYACLVSVQSTRSYWQKLGFIAQTDLDEEQQAKLDSYVGPAFYMVRAL; encoded by the coding sequence ATGTTGGTACGCACCATGCAGCCAGCCGACCTGGCAGCTGTCTATCATATACAGACCCAGGCTTATGTAGCCGACATGGTGGAAGCCCCTGCATTACTGGCCAGCCGCCTGGCGGCAGCACCAGCTTGCGCCTGGGTGGCTGAGCTTGGCAATCAGGTAGTCGCTTACCTTGCAGCCTATCCTTCACGCTTTGGGAAGATTTCTGCCCTGGGACAGGAATTCCAGCCCGCCCAGCCAGCCAATGCGCTCTACCTGCATGATATGGCTGTCGCAACAGAGCAGGCAGGGCAGGGGGTGGCCCGTGCCATACTGGCAAGCGCACTGGAATATGCAGCTGCGCAAGGCTGGCAATATGCCTGCCTGGTCTCCGTACAAAGTACCCGGTCTTACTGGCAAAAACTCGGATTCATAGCCCAGACTGACCTGGATGAAGAACAACAGGCAAAGCTCGACAGCTATGTGGGGCCTGCCTTTTATATGGTCAGGGCCTTGTAA
- a CDS encoding DUF4390 domain-containing protein, whose translation MFRRFASLLRQFSLTLMLALLAMAVVPAAQAADVEVKTARIEASDEGYRLAASFSLELSDSLRKAIRDGIPVSFTTEVELTRSRWYWVDEKVVRSEYLVRIAYNEWTQQYTVTINNGLQQNFPSLDTALNLVTRPNRWLIADKSLLSAGATYNVALQLRMGLSKIPMHLQIPSFNDSHWSQKTEWKRFSFKAEDK comes from the coding sequence ATGTTCAGACGTTTCGCTTCCCTGCTGCGCCAGTTTTCGCTGACTTTGATGTTGGCGCTGTTGGCAATGGCAGTGGTGCCTGCGGCCCAGGCTGCCGATGTGGAAGTCAAAACCGCCAGGATAGAAGCCAGTGACGAGGGTTACCGCCTGGCTGCCAGTTTCTCACTGGAACTCAGTGACAGCCTGCGCAAGGCTATCCGCGATGGTATCCCGGTATCGTTCACGACCGAGGTAGAGCTGACCCGTTCACGCTGGTACTGGGTGGATGAAAAGGTCGTGCGCAGCGAATACCTGGTCAGGATTGCCTATAATGAGTGGACGCAGCAATATACCGTCACCATTAATAATGGCTTGCAACAAAACTTCCCCTCTCTGGATACGGCACTGAACCTGGTGACACGCCCGAATCGCTGGCTGATCGCTGACAAATCCCTGCTCTCGGCTGGTGCCACCTACAATGTTGCCTTGCAATTGCGCATGGGCCTGAGCAAGATTCCCATGCATTTGCAGATACCCAGCTTCAACGACAGTCACTGGAGCCAGAAAACCGAGTGGAAGCGTTTTTCCTTCAAGGCTGAAGACAAGTGA
- a CDS encoding PAS domain S-box protein yields the protein MTGRHELKPAGLPTSRLAIALAASLVLAIIVGAATAIWMLRLQEIGKWEKQTETFSVVLAETVSQQMDFAYTALDSIAERIQDRWSVSAEYLSGKLSTHDFHQFLREKAALSPAVEVISVLDVDGNVINTSRNFPAPTYSLADRDYFIAQRDNPVQGIFLSSSVRSKTTGKWMFFLSHRLTGSDGEFIGVVILGMSPSFYSQFYEKLSADGHASVGLLRNDFTYLARWPERGEVMGMRNLTGSTYELVHEKNKKSGVLITNNPRMSEGGKAVTRMAAIQSLEKYPLIINFSVDEDLYLADWRKISTGIVIVAMSGILAIVAAFSVLVNLLERREQDLVVTTELKQQAEVINRNQAHLLKNLTEQQIALKDSSDRLQAIFQNAADGIIMIDHTGKIEALNPAAVAIYGHPANEVVGKNGKFFSPPGQPDLLGLAMSRREFLETGCLRTEAERMRKDGSLFPAELAITEYYHAGRRKLIVIVRDISERRKMERMKSEFISTVSHELRTPLTAIRGSLGLIMGGAMGAVPDKISALMGMAHKNSESLTRLINDLLDIQKIEAGKMDFVFECLPLQNLLQTAISNNQAFAQSMNTEIVLGSQLEQAMVMVDTGRFQQVMANLLSNACKYSPEGLWCRY from the coding sequence GTGACCGGACGACATGAATTGAAGCCAGCGGGATTGCCTACCAGCCGTTTAGCCATTGCGCTGGCGGCCAGTCTGGTGCTAGCCATTATCGTTGGTGCAGCGACTGCCATCTGGATGTTGCGCTTACAGGAAATCGGCAAATGGGAAAAGCAGACTGAAACCTTCAGTGTCGTGCTGGCAGAAACCGTTAGCCAGCAGATGGATTTTGCCTATACCGCACTCGACAGCATCGCCGAGCGCATCCAGGACCGCTGGAGCGTCAGCGCTGAATATCTGTCAGGCAAATTATCAACTCACGATTTTCACCAGTTCCTGCGTGAAAAAGCAGCATTGTCGCCCGCCGTTGAGGTTATCTCCGTGCTTGATGTTGATGGCAATGTCATTAATACTTCGCGCAATTTCCCCGCCCCTACCTATAGCCTTGCAGACCGCGATTACTTCATCGCCCAGCGTGACAATCCTGTGCAAGGCATCTTCCTGAGTTCTTCGGTACGCAGCAAGACCACCGGCAAATGGATGTTTTTCCTCAGCCACAGGCTGACAGGCAGTGATGGTGAATTCATCGGTGTCGTCATCCTCGGCATGTCACCCTCGTTTTACTCGCAGTTTTATGAAAAACTCAGTGCTGACGGCCATGCTTCCGTAGGTCTGCTGAGGAATGACTTTACTTATCTGGCGCGCTGGCCTGAACGTGGTGAAGTCATGGGCATGCGCAACCTGACCGGTAGTACCTATGAACTGGTGCATGAAAAAAACAAGAAATCAGGTGTGCTGATCACCAATAACCCGCGGATGTCAGAAGGTGGCAAAGCTGTGACACGGATGGCGGCCATACAGTCACTGGAAAAATATCCGCTGATCATCAATTTTTCTGTTGATGAAGACTTGTACCTGGCTGACTGGCGCAAGATCAGTACTGGCATCGTCATCGTCGCCATGAGTGGCATCCTGGCTATCGTCGCCGCTTTCAGCGTGCTGGTGAATTTGCTGGAAAGACGCGAGCAAGACCTGGTCGTGACAACAGAACTCAAGCAGCAGGCTGAGGTCATCAACCGCAACCAGGCCCACTTGCTGAAAAACCTGACCGAACAGCAAATTGCCCTCAAAGATTCATCTGACCGCCTGCAAGCCATCTTCCAGAATGCGGCAGATGGCATCATCATGATCGATCATACCGGCAAGATAGAAGCGCTGAATCCGGCTGCGGTGGCGATCTATGGTCATCCGGCCAATGAAGTGGTGGGCAAGAATGGCAAGTTCTTTTCTCCACCCGGCCAGCCTGATTTGCTGGGTCTGGCCATGAGCCGCCGCGAATTCCTGGAAACCGGCTGCCTGCGTACCGAGGCTGAACGAATGCGCAAGGACGGCAGCCTGTTCCCGGCAGAGCTGGCGATCACCGAGTATTACCATGCGGGCAGACGCAAACTGATCGTCATCGTCAGAGACATTTCCGAACGCCGCAAGATGGAGCGCATGAAGAGCGAATTCATCTCCACCGTCAGCCATGAATTGCGCACACCGCTGACCGCCATACGCGGGTCGCTGGGACTTATCATGGGTGGTGCCATGGGGGCTGTGCCTGACAAAATCTCTGCCCTGATGGGTATGGCGCACAAGAATAGCGAGAGCCTGACGCGGCTCATCAATGATTTACTCGATATCCAGAAAATTGAAGCCGGCAAGATGGACTTCGTCTTTGAATGTCTGCCCTTGCAAAACCTGCTGCAAACAGCGATCAGCAATAACCAGGCTTTTGCCCAAAGCATGAATACTGAAATCGTACTTGGCAGCCAACTGGAGCAAGCCATGGTGATGGTGGATACCGGGCGTTTTCAGCAAGTCATGGCCAATCTCTTGTCGAATGCCTGCAAGTATTCACCCGAGGGGCTGTGGTGCAGGTACTGA
- a CDS encoding DUF1840 domain-containing protein — protein sequence MLITFKSKAATEITMYKEHARRILDLLHKDVERGIITPPELPQAIEKIEAAVAESKAHSISEEVSRDVNAHHNENGDDNEHEAPEPVSFATRAFPVLEMLHAANKMQREVMWGV from the coding sequence ATGCTGATCACGTTTAAATCCAAAGCTGCTACAGAAATCACCATGTACAAAGAACATGCGCGTCGCATCCTGGATCTTTTGCACAAGGATGTAGAACGCGGCATCATTACACCTCCAGAGTTGCCTCAGGCAATAGAAAAGATAGAAGCTGCCGTTGCCGAAAGCAAGGCACATTCCATTTCTGAAGAAGTGAGCCGCGATGTGAATGCCCATCACAATGAAAATGGTGATGATAATGAGCATGAAGCTCCAGAACCCGTGAGCTTTGCCACCAGGGCCTTCCCTGTGCTTGAGATGCTGCACGCCGCCAACAAGATGCAGCGTGAAGTCATGTGGGGCGTATAA
- a CDS encoding ATP-binding protein → MQVLSMARDDNLIRIEVIDQGAGIPENFRDRLFQKFSQADSSDTRAKGGTGLGLAISQAIIRQMHGDIGYYMAQDAGHDTVQPGGEGQDILHTGTHFYIDLPLHTEGNGGLKLPTPNPDPLP, encoded by the coding sequence GTGCAGGTACTGAGCATGGCCAGGGACGACAATCTCATCCGTATCGAGGTGATAGACCAGGGGGCAGGCATACCCGAGAACTTCCGCGACCGCCTGTTCCAGAAATTCTCCCAGGCAGATTCTTCAGACACCCGCGCCAAGGGAGGCACTGGCCTTGGCCTGGCCATATCCCAGGCCATCATACGGCAAATGCATGGCGACATAGGTTATTACATGGCGCAGGATGCCGGCCATGACACTGTGCAGCCAGGTGGCGAAGGCCAGGATATCTTGCATACTGGCACACATTTTTATATAGACCTGCCCCTGCATACAGAAGGCAATGGCGGGCTGAAATTACCTACGCCAAACCCAGATCCCTTGCCTTGA